The genomic interval TCACGAGCCCATCGGCAACTGCCCGCTCCAACCCGCCCGAATAGGCAAAGCTGCCGACCGGAAAGGCCGGCGACAGCCACGCCGTCAGGCGCAGCAATGCCTGCAGCTCACGATCCCGAGCCATTGTGTTCAATCGTGCTTGTGACCGGGACGGTCATGGTGATGATCCCGCCCGTGATCATGGTCATGATCGTGGTTGCAGCTGTGATCATGTTTGTGGTCATGGCCATGAGCATGGTTATGCCCGTGGTCATGCGCGGCATGGCCGTGGTCATGCGAATGCCCACCATGGGAATGATAGGCGCCGCGCGCGGGCTGGAAAGGCTCGTCGATCTCAAGAACGGTAGCGCCGAGGCCCTGCAGCATCGAGCGGATGACATGGTCGCGCAGGATGACGATACGGTCTTCCTCGATCTGGGCGGCGAGATGACGATTGCCGAGATGCCAGGCCAGCTCGACCAGATGTGTGCGGTCGCGGCCGCGAATTTCAAAGAGCTTCTCGTCGGCGGCCAGAATCTCGATCAGTTCACCATCCTCGCGCACAAGAAGATCGCCATTGGCGAAGAGTACCGGATCCTTGAGGTCGAGCATGACCATCTCGCCATTCTCCAGATGCAGCAGTTTGCGGCGCAGATGGCGCAAATCATGCGGCAGCTTGACCTGGGCGGTCGGATGGGAGGAAGGGGTTCCGGCTGGAAGATAGGAAGTGACGCGCTGCATGACATGTCCGTTTTGCTGAAAGGACGACCATGCAAAATAGCTCTCGCTGATGCAAGCGCCAATGGCAGCCTTTCACTTGAGGGCCGGCCTTATATTCCGTAGGCCTGCATCACGTTGTCGCTCCCATTTGCCCTTGTCTCGGCATCGGGACCATTTTCGGCAAGTCCGTGCCACGCATGATGCAGACCTTCCCGTTCGTGCACGACGCGATTGCGTCCAAGCGCCTTGGCGAGATAAAGCGCCCGGTCAGCCGAGGCGTAGACCATCTGCTTGCTGCGCCCGGCAACAAGATCGGCAACGCCACCGGAAACCGTGATGCGGATATCGTGTCCGTCGGCCGCAATGACGCCGCTGGCGATCCGGGTCCGGACGCCTTCGATGCGCTCCATGCGCGACTCCAGCAACTCCCCGCCCACGATGACGCCAAACTCCTCTCCGCCCAGCCGTGCGACCACGCACATCTCGTCAAAGGCGGACGTGAGTATGGACGAGACTGCGGTGATGACGGCATCGCCGCAAGCATGGCCGAAACGGTCGTTGATCGCCTTGAACCGGTCGACGTCGAAAATGACAAGCGAGGCATTGTCTTCGGCTTTATCAAGCGCCTCTGTGAAGGCACGCCGGTTCAGGAGACCGGAGAGCGTATCCGTGCGGCTGAGCTTTTCGAATTCCGCCCGCGACAGCGTCAGCTCATGCATGGTGAAGCCTGCGGCCAGCGACAGCATGCCGGAAACCGTCCCGCCGACAAGCCACGAAAGAATGGCGCCGAAGCCGATCGCATGCGAAAGGGTCACCGGCAGCAGCCCGAGAAAGCCGAGCGGCGGTATCGTCAGAGCAATGATGAAGCCGGAGAGAATGACGGCAACAAAGCTCATTTTCAGCGCAAACAGATAGACATGCCTGCGATATTGAAAATCGCCAAAATCGGCCTGCAGCGACATCCAGTTTCTCATCAGAATCGACCTTCCTGCCCGGCGTTTCAAGGCATTGATAAGAGCCCAATTGCTGCGGGTGTCTTAATCGACTCGCTAAAATTCGAACGGTTTTTGACGATTCAGTAGACAGATTTTTTCTAGCAGTGGCTGTAAACCTCAAGTCCCTGAATCGAACAGGGCGCGGATGTACGTAGAGAATTGATATAAAACAACTTTTTTGGGATCGGCGGCGAGGCTGTTCCAGAATGGTCTAATCGGAGAAAATTGCGGCTTCCCATTGATTTTTACAACCGCTGGAGAGTTTCGATCACAATTTCGTTTCAGTGCGAACCGGCCGGCGGATGCATCAATTGTAGACACTCGCCGACAATCGCAATGATTGTGGAAGCGGGTTCCATAAGCCGGTCCGGAGCCCTGCCGAACGGAGCGCAGCGGCGGTCCAGGTGTTGCAGCCGACGAGGGCGTTGAAGTATCCCTCGGCCTCGAAGAACCGGTCGATTCCGCCGTAACCCGCATTCGGAATCGGCGCGATCTCGCCTGCCTCGCCGTCGAAGCTGTCCAGGATGAAGTTGCGCAGCTGCGCCAATTGATCCTCACCGATATCGAATGCCGTAACAGCGGGCTGTGGCTCGGTGATGTGGCCGGCGAGATCCACATGCAGCACCGAACGATCGATTGTCAGCGCCCGCAGCACCGGCAGCGGCTTCAGCTCGGCCCAGGTCGGTGTTTCCAGATAGAAGGCGCGGCCGCCCCAACCGACGACGAGCCATTCCGCGTTCGGATGAGCGAGCGGAAAATCGGTATCGGCGAGGAAGGAAAAGGCCGCCCGCGTTTCTTCATCGAGCGGAATGGCGATATCGGTATGAATCGGTCCCGCCAGCAGGAGAATCTGATGGGTTGCCGCCGACGATGACGCCTTGACCGGAGCGATCAGCGGCCGGGGAATGAAGGTTCCTGCCGTTGCCAGAAACACCAGCAAGAATACGATCCGCAGCAGCCAGCGGATGCCAGTCCTCATCGCAGTCATCGGCGCACGCGGATGATCGAGCCTAAAACAGGAAATAGCGCTGCGCCATCGGCAGCACCGTCGCCGGTTCGCAGGTCAGCAATTCACCGTTTGCCCTGACTTCGTAGGTCTCCGGATCGACTTCGATCTCCGGCGTCAGATCATTGTGGATCATCGATGCCTTGGAGATGCCGCCGCGCGTATTTTTCACCGCCACA from Rhizobium lentis carries:
- the ureE gene encoding urease accessory protein UreE, which translates into the protein MQRVTSYLPAGTPSSHPTAQVKLPHDLRHLRRKLLHLENGEMVMLDLKDPVLFANGDLLVREDGELIEILAADEKLFEIRGRDRTHLVELAWHLGNRHLAAQIEEDRIVILRDHVIRSMLQGLGATVLEIDEPFQPARGAYHSHGGHSHDHGHAAHDHGHNHAHGHDHKHDHSCNHDHDHDHGRDHHHDRPGHKHD
- a CDS encoding GGDEF domain-containing protein; this translates as MRNWMSLQADFGDFQYRRHVYLFALKMSFVAVILSGFIIALTIPPLGFLGLLPVTLSHAIGFGAILSWLVGGTVSGMLSLAAGFTMHELTLSRAEFEKLSRTDTLSGLLNRRAFTEALDKAEDNASLVIFDVDRFKAINDRFGHACGDAVITAVSSILTSAFDEMCVVARLGGEEFGVIVGGELLESRMERIEGVRTRIASGVIAADGHDIRITVSGGVADLVAGRSKQMVYASADRALYLAKALGRNRVVHEREGLHHAWHGLAENGPDAETRANGSDNVMQAYGI
- a CDS encoding TIGR02117 family protein, which translates into the protein MRTGIRWLLRIVFLLVFLATAGTFIPRPLIAPVKASSSAATHQILLLAGPIHTDIAIPLDEETRAAFSFLADTDFPLAHPNAEWLVVGWGGRAFYLETPTWAELKPLPVLRALTIDRSVLHVDLAGHITEPQPAVTAFDIGEDQLAQLRNFILDSFDGEAGEIAPIPNAGYGGIDRFFEAEGYFNALVGCNTWTAAALRSAGLRTGLWNPLPQSLRLSASVYN